One genomic segment of Natrialbaceae archaeon AArc-T1-2 includes these proteins:
- a CDS encoding NADPH-dependent FMN reductase, with amino-acid sequence MTETDSDGSGESVRVVAICGSLREESYTRLALERALEEASRLGAETELLDLREWELPLFDADVDREDAGDAAAFAARVREADSVLLGSPMYHGSYSSPLKTALDYCGFEEFEDKTVGLLAVSGGSFPVTTLEHLRSVCRALNAWVLPHQAVVPNASEAFEDGAFVEESLEQRVATLGRRAVEYAAIEPDPDSFESDQNVGA; translated from the coding sequence GTGACAGAGACCGATTCGGATGGGAGTGGAGAGTCCGTTCGCGTGGTCGCGATCTGTGGCAGCCTGCGCGAGGAGAGTTACACCCGGCTCGCCCTCGAGCGCGCCCTCGAGGAGGCGTCCCGGCTGGGTGCCGAGACGGAACTGCTCGATTTGCGCGAGTGGGAACTGCCGCTTTTCGACGCCGACGTCGACCGCGAGGACGCCGGCGACGCCGCCGCGTTCGCCGCCCGCGTACGCGAGGCGGATTCGGTCCTGCTGGGCTCGCCGATGTATCACGGCTCGTACTCCTCGCCGCTGAAGACCGCACTCGATTACTGTGGCTTCGAGGAGTTCGAGGACAAGACGGTAGGGCTGCTCGCCGTCTCGGGTGGCTCGTTCCCGGTGACGACCCTCGAGCACCTGCGATCCGTCTGCCGGGCGCTCAACGCGTGGGTGCTCCCACACCAGGCGGTCGTTCCGAACGCCAGCGAGGCGTTCGAAGACGGCGCGTTCGTCGAGGAGAGCCTCGAGCAGCGGGTCGCCACGCTCGGTCGGCGAGCCGTCGAGTACGC